A stretch of DNA from Lawsonibacter asaccharolyticus:
TGCCTGAAAAGGTCGCGCCCGGTCCCGTGAGCGATGATCGCTGCATCCGGGAGGCCGTGTGCATACACACGAAAAAAATTTTTGATTCCTGCAAAGATGAAGATATAGCGCTTTATAAACAAATTTTCTTCTGTCTATCTGGCCTTCGCCACTGCCCGGGCCATAATTGCGCCTTCCTCTCGGGTCATAAGATCCCGGGGGCGGCTGCCGTCTGTCAGGTTCAGCTCCACGGCCTCCTCCAACAGCTCCGGCATGGCAGGCTTTTCGGCAGCCATCTCCCTGCGGTATCTCTCCATGTACTCCAGCCACTGCTCGTAGGTCACAGTCTCAGCCTCCATTTCCTGGGCCACATCGGCCCGAAAGTCATCCATGGTCATCCCGTGCATCGGGAACCAGTGGAGCACGTCAGCGTGATTGCTGGCGATCCCCCGGCGGGCTCCCTCCTGGTGGCAGATCACCACCCCGTCCTCCAGCGGGTCCAGACCGTATTCCCGGCACAGGTAGGCCGTCAGCTCCACCGCCTCCCGATATACCAGGTCAAAGTAGTTCCGGTCCTTCAGCCCATCCTCACAGATCTCAAAGCTGATGTGGGTGTTGTTGGCGCTGATGCCCTTGCGTCCTGATCCACAGTGCCACCCCCGGGCCGTCCAGGGCAGTGTCTGATAGGTGGCCACGCTGCCGTCCGCCAGGCGGCCGATGAAAGCATGGACGCAAGCCCCAACCCCGCTCATATTCCAGTGGTTGCTGTTTGGATTCTGGCCCAGCAGGCCGTCATCCGGCCCTACGTATCGGCGCAGATTGGGGTTGTTGGCCCCGGTGGAGTGGACCATGACCCCCTTGGGTACAATCTTCCGTCCGGCCTTGTAGCAGTCGTTCTCCGTCAACAAGCACTTATGCAGATCCAAGTTGACACCTCCTGTCTCAGTATGGTAGTATGATTTGGCCCTGCATCGTGCGATCACCGCATCATGCGTCATAGAGCTCCCTGCGTAACTGCCGGAGCCGAACGAAGCCAAGCAGGGCCCAGGCACCCGCTACGCGGGTGCTTTTTTATTTCTGTGCCTTGATCCACCCTGCCTGCTCCATCAGCTGCACCAGTTTGTCATAACCGAACATCGCGGAGAAGGCCACCAGGAAGATGAGGGCAATCAGCGCCACGATCATCCAGCCGGTGATGGCAAAGCGGTAATAGGACCACAGGCCGAAGCCCGCCCCCACCGTCACTACCGCGGCCACCAGGAAGGCCAGCAGGTTGGTGGGGAGCATATCGTACAGCAGGCTTTTGAGCACCTGTACGATGATGTTGGTCACCAGGGTCAGCGCCAGCACCAGGGCCAGCAGCATGGGCAGATAGTTGGTCAGTTCATTCATGGGTCGTTTCCTCCTTTTTGCCGGATCTATCCGGCCAGTTGTTATGTTTGCTCAGGTTCTCCACCAGGGATTTGATGGCGTAAGCCAGGATCACGGCAATGATCTCAGTAACGGCTTTCCCGGATAGCTGTTCTGCGATCTGCTCACGGCCCAGATAGGCCAGCAGATAGGAGCACCACACCCAGGCACAACCATTGAACAGGCACAGCCAGACGGCGGCTTTCATGGTCTCTGTGCGGCCCCTTTTGGACCGGTGGGCGGACAGCCACCACAGCCCCAGACAGAACACGCACCCCAGTGCGAAGGCCGCTGCCGCGGCCAGGATCACAGTGCTGCTCATGTCCGGACCTCCGATTTTAAGTCCCGGATGTCGTGCTGCACCTCCGTCATCTGCCCCTCCAGCTTGTAGGTCCGCTCCACCAGGCTGTTGTGGGCGGCCACCTTCTGCTCCAGCTGCTCAATGCGGTAGGTGGTCAGCTTGTTGGACACCAGGATGCCTCCAAAGGTCCCCGCCAGCGTCCCGATCAGCGACATCCCCGCCACAGCCAGCGTCGTCCAGTCCATCACTCCACCACCTCAAAATACTGCCCCACCAGCTCGTGTGGGAGGTATTGCAGGACGACTTTGCCGCCCTCCTCCTCCCCGGTGCGCCGGCAGAGATAGATCTGGCTGTCCTCCGGGTCCAGATAGTACAGGCCGTACTGGTACTCCATCCCCCGTGCGGCAGGGATGGGGTCCTCCGGGGTGCCCGCCTGGCTGCCCTGGATGGCCGCCCACAAGGCCGCGGTGGTCTCTGGCTCCCATCCTGCTTGGGCGGTGTGCGGCTCCCGACAGCGGTACAGATAGCCGTTGGGCCGCCGCACGATCACGGCCTCCCCCTTGCCGCCGTATGACGTGCCCGCCGCCCACAGCGGATAGAGGGAGGGCACCTGGAGGGCCTGGGCGTCCGGCAGGGCTTGGGCGGTCATGCGGGCCAGGGAAATCACCTCCGCCATGGCCGGCTCCGGCTCAGGCTCGGGGGGCTGGGCGGCCTTCCATGCCTCCCACGCCTCCAGGTCCGGGGCCACCGTCACGCCGGAGCCCTCGATCTCCGGGTCGGGCTCCCGGGTGATGGTGACAAAGCCGTTGTAGGCCACCAGCGTCTCCGCCTGGCTGTCCGTCAGCGGCAGGCAGCCGGGGAAGGGCATAGATTTTGCCGCCGGGTAGGCCCCGCTGGGATTGGGGACTGATTTTATAAATTTCATACTGCTGCCCTCCTCAGCCAATTTTGACGGCATAATACCAATAAGTCATGCCTTTTGCATTGGCATTTCCATTTACATCGTCACCATAGAATTGAACGGTCTTTCCATCAAACTGCATATTTGTAGCGCTACCAAAACCTGACAACACTTGAATATTATTCGGAATATCTAGGCCCCACGGAATACAGGAAAACACAACAGAGGAACAGAGGTTCCCTGGGTTACTGGTCTGAACAGTGGCAAAATATCCCCACAGATCCGGCACAAACGGGAATGTGATCTCCGTGGGGTCATCCTTCCCGTAAGTCCCCGTCCCCACATAGCTGCCGGTGCAGATCTGGGCGGGGAACTGGGTCACCTGATCCAGCGTCTTCCCTCCCGGGATGCGCACCGCCTCCGCCAGGGTGACGGGGAACTTCACCGCGCCGGTGGCGTCCTGCCACTCCACCACGTCGCAGGGGCCCGCGGAGGTGGTGACCGGTGTCTTGGTATAGGTCCAGGCCCGGGCGGCGCTGACAGCCCCCGTGGAGGCCTGCACCGTGGCCAGGATGTCAATGGTCCCCGCGCCGGTGGGCAGGTCGATGACCGGGATGCTCTGGGCGTAGCCGCTGGACACCTCCAGGGCGGTCCACAGGGCCCCGTTGACCCGCAGCTCCAGGGAGATCTGGTTCCCCGTGTCCGAGCTCACGGAGTATGGCACGTCGTTGACCAGCGTCCCCAGGTCCCCGTCCTGGCCGGAGATCACCAGGGCCGAGGCCGACACCACCGGGATCTCCCCAGAAGTCGCCCAGGCGGAATCCGCCTCCTCCCCCGTGGCCTTGACCCGGTACTGCACCCAGCTCCAGGCCCCGGCGGTCTCGCTGGAGCCCAGGGCCTGCCCGAAGTACACCTGGGTCCAGTCTGCGTCCGTGCTGGCCTTGCGCTCCAGTGTGTAGCCGGTGGCGTGGGTGGCGGCCGTCCAGCTTACAGGGACGGTCTGCCCCTCCATGGCCAGCTCCGGCACAGTGAGGACGGGCACGTCCGGGGCGTTGACCACGCTCCTGGTGGGGGAGGTGGTGTACCCGCTGGACAGGTTCTCCCCGTCGTAGGCCTTGACCCGGTAGCACACCGAGGCCGTGCCGAAGGGCACGGTGTCGGCATAGGACCGGCCGGCCCCCTTGTATCGCTGGGACCAGCTGCCGCCGTCGGTCTGGCGCTCCAGGATGTAGCCGGACAGATTGCCGTCCGGGTCGCTGGCGGCCGCCCAGGAGATCTCCGTCTCCTTGCCGCCGTAGACGGTCTCCGGCACGGTGATGCTCCCCGGGGCGCCGGGGGCGGCGTTGTTTTTCACCGTGTAGGCGCCGCTGGTCTTGTAATCGGACCAATAGCCGTTCTCGTCCTTGGCCCGCACCCGGAAGGCGATGGTCTCCGTCCCAGCGGGTACTGAGACTGAGGCGGCGCTGGGCCTGCTGCTGTAGGTGCCCACCACCGTCCAGCCGCCGCCGTCCAGCCGCTTGCTCAGCTCATAGTTGGAGATGGCCCCGCCGCCGGAAGAGGCCGCTCCCCAGCTCACGGACACATTGCTGCCCCCCTTGGGCGGGTCGGGTGATACGCTGATGCTGGACGGCGGGCTGACGGTGATGGCCGTCCGGTCCGAGTACCAGTAGTTCCCGCTGACCCCGTCTTGGGGGTAGGCGCTGGGGCTCTCGGAGTAGATGTATTCAATGAAAG
This window harbors:
- a CDS encoding N-acetylmuramoyl-L-alanine amidase → MDLHKCLLTENDCYKAGRKIVPKGVMVHSTGANNPNLRRYVGPDDGLLGQNPNSNHWNMSGVGACVHAFIGRLADGSVATYQTLPWTARGWHCGSGRKGISANNTHISFEICEDGLKDRNYFDLVYREAVELTAYLCREYGLDPLEDGVVICHQEGARRGIASNHADVLHWFPMHGMTMDDFRADVAQEMEAETVTYEQWLEYMERYRREMAAEKPAMPELLEEAVELNLTDGSRPRDLMTREEGAIMARAVAKAR